The Gemmatimonadales bacterium DNA window CTTCACGGCGACCTCCACCACCGTGGGCGCGCCGGCGAACGTCGCCATCCTGGTCGGCAACAACCAGCCGGGCCTCGAAGGCTACGGGGTCAACGTCCGGCCGGCCGTACTCGTAACGGACGCGGGCAGTGGCCCGGTGCCGAATGCGACGGTCACATTCGCGGTGACGGGCGGCGGCGGGAGCGTGACGGGCGGGACGGCCACGACCAACGCGGCCGGCATGGCGCAGGTGGGCAAGTGGACGCTCGGCGGAGGCGCCGGGGTGAACACCCTCACCGCCACCGTCACGGGCTCCGGCATCGCCGGGAACCCGATCACGTTCACGGATACGTCCGTGGCCCCCGGGTACACCATCCAGATCCAGTTCTTCGGCCCAGCGCCGTCGGTGGCGGAGTCGGCGGCGGTGGACTCCGCCGTTGCCAAGTGGCAGAGGATCATCTACCGGCCGATCCAGCCCATCACCATCAGCGAGCCTGCCGGCACCTGCGCGGCGGGGACGCCGGCCATCAACCAGACCATCACGAACCTGCTGATCCAGGTGAAGTTCGATTCGATTGACGGGCCCAACAATATCCTGGGGGAGGCGGGCCCGTGCCTGGTCCGCGCGAACGGGACGAGCGCCGGGCTCACGGCGGTGGGCGTGATCGTGCTCGATACCGCCGATGTCGCCAACCTGATCACCAACGGACTGCTGAACGTCGTCGTGCTCCACGAGATGTCGCACGTGATTGGCTTCGGCACCTTGTGGGGTCCGCCCACGCCTCAGTACGGGATCTTCGCAAACTGTCTTCAGGACACGTCCGGCGTGGGCAACCCCCAGGACACCTACTTCAGCTGCGCGAAAGCTCGGGCGGCATTCGACTCGATCGGCGGCACTTCCTATACGGGCGCGAGTCTCAGCCCGCCGGGCGGGAACAAGGTCCCGGTGGAGAACTGCGGCGCGTCCTCACCGGTCGGATGCGGTGCGGGCACGGTGAATTCACACTGGCGCGAGCCGGTCTTTGTCAATGAGCTCATGACGGGGTACGTCAACGCCGGCGCCAACCCACTGAGCCTGATCACCGTCGCGGCGCAGGAGGACCTGGGGTACTCGGTGAACTACGACGCGGCCGACTCCTTCGTGCGCACGTACACGGTGCCGGCGGCCGGTAGTGCGGGTCGGGTACTCCTCGGCGACGACATCCGGCACGGGCCCATCTATCTCGTGGACGTGTCGGGCCGGGTGATCGGAGTACGGCAGCGCTGAGGGCACCCGCGTGCAGCCCGGCGCCAAGCGGGAGGCGGGGACTTAGGGCTTGACCACGCTGAGGCTGACGCCCGTGGTATCGCCGACGGCGTAGTTGGCCGCGGCCACGTCGCTGAGCCGGACCGCGTAAGCGCTCACCGCCCGGTCGTCGGCGACGCTGATGCGCGCCACCTCGCCGGCGGCGATGCCGCGCCCGGCGGGCGCCGCCACCACGATGCGGGTCGTGTCGCCGGCCGACGCCGGCTTCGCGAACACTAGGTAGCCCGAGGCGGGAGCGGCGGTCACGCCGGACTGCCGCCCTGTCAGCACGAACATCAGGGCCCGGTCGGTCGAACGAGGGGTGGTCAGCCGGATGGCCAGCTCTCCGGCGACCGGGCCGGCCTCGCCGCTGCACGCCGCGGCCGCCACCGCCAGCACCGCGAGGAAGCGCCTCATGGCCGCGCGCCCGCCAGCACGCGGGCCACCGCGGCCGCGCTCAGCGCTCCAGGATTCCGATCCAGCCAGGCGACGAAGTCTCCCAGGTCGAAGCGCCCGTTGTTGTTCCCCAGCTGGTCCAGCGTCTGCAGCTGTGCCGCCGTGAGGCCGCTCGTGCCCGTGAGCAGCTGGTTCACCACGTCGTTCGTGGCGGCGAAGTTAGCCGTGACCGCGTACGGTCTGGCAACATGCAGCACCAGGACGGTGGCGCTGGCCGTGGTATCGCCGGTCCAGCCGACGAACGCCTGCCCTGATCCGGGCACCGCCGTCAGCGCGACGCTGTCGCCCCCCGCCAGCATGCTCCCTGACGCGCCGATGGCGACCGTGGACGTGATGGAGCCCACGCCGGCCACCGAGTCCTTCAGGAGGTAGGCCGCCGCCATCAGGGCGGTGAACGTGCCGCCGGCCGACGAGCCCGTCGCCACGTGGCTGCGCGCCCCGCCGTCCGACCACGACCGGTAGAGGAACGTGGCCCTGCCGTCGGGCGTCTGCTGCACGGAGTCCGCCGACACGGTGACCGTGTCGCCGTCGCCGAACAGGTCCTGATAGCTGTGGTACGCCGTTCCCCGCACCCGGACGTACACCGACGTGTCGCTGCCGCGGATGGTGGACAACGAGCCGAAGCGCAGGCGGAAATCCATCTCGCCGTTCGGGACCGCTTGCCGGATCGAGTCGAGCTCGAAGCCCGGGAAGCCGCCGGTGCTGTTCATCGCGGGCGCCGGATGCGTGCGGGGGCCGAAGACCGTGCGGTCGCTGTCGCCGGGGTACGGATCGCCGGCGTCGCCGCGGTTGTCGCACGCCGCCGGATACGTGCAGTCCAGGTTCCCCAGCCCGTCGGCCTGCTCCAGCGCCACGCCGTGGATGGACCCGACGTTGACGTAGTTGTAAGGCAGCGTGTTGTTGACGAACTGGGCCGAGTCAACGTGCCAGATCAGCAAGCCGCCGCCGCCGTGCTTCTCGATGAGTGCGGTGTCCGAGAGCAGCGCCTCGCGGTTCTCGATCAGGAAGTACTCCCCACGAGGGTTCGCCACGGTGGGCCGCACCAGGAAGGTCGTGTCCCCGGTCTCGATCGGTCCGAGGCGGTACGTCCCCGAGGTGGTCAGCTGGCGCACCGTGACCCAGCCGAGCTGCGACAGGGAGAACGACTCCATGTGCGAGGGGCTGTAGGGCCGCGACCAATTGCCGGAGCCCATCAATCCCCACTCGCCGATGCCCTCGGTCTCGAGGCTGGTGTCGTAGAGGTCCGGCAGGAACAGGCCGTGGCCCGTCTCGTGGCCGATCGTCCCCGGCGCCATGATCTGCGTCGGGTCGCACCCCGTGATGCCACCCACGCCGCTCTGGATGGTGTAGTTGTCCACCAGGATCGTGCCGCCGCCCTTGGCCGGAGTGCTCGTGGCCAGGGGCACGCCCGTCCACCCGCTGTAGTAGTAGCGGTGCGACCAGATGTCGCCGTTGATCCGGCACTCCGCGCCCGGAGTCGGGTGGATGAGCCAGACGAGGTCCACAAACCCGTCGTCGTCGCCCGAATTCGGGATGCCATCGGGACCGTCGTTGTCGAACTGGCCCCAGTCGAGCCCCGTCGAGTCGGCGTGCAGCACGGCCTGCCTGATGAGCGCCGCCACGTGCCCGCAGCTCCCGAGTCCATCGCAGCTGCCGGGGCCCGCGTACCAGGCGTTGGCCGAGTCGAGCGTGATCCAGCCGATCACGACGCCCTGGACCTTCAGCATCCCGCCGGAGATCTCCTGGTAGAAGGTGTACACGGTGTACGGTCTGCCGGCCGGTGGCGTGGCGCCGAGGAGGACGCTGTCGTACGTGCTAGGCGCGTAGAGGGCGGAGTCGGGCGTGTCCTTGTAGCGCACCAGGAGGACCGGGATGCGCAGCACGCCGGTCACGGCCAGACTCGTGGGCGCGGGGCCGGCGAGGCTGAGCGGCCGGTTAAGGGACAGGAAGTCCGCCCGGGCCATCGCGGCCGCTCGCGCCGCCAGCACGCGCTTGGCCTTGTTCCGCCACACGCCGTTCGGAGTGAAGTCGAAGCCCTTCGGCTCCCAGTCGCGCACGGGCTGGTTCTGGGCCGCGAGCGTGCCGGGCGCGAGCGTCGCGACGGCCAGCAGGGCCGCGGCGGCGACGGGGAGGATAGGTGGGCGTCTCATCGTACCACAAGTATGGCGAGGGCGCGGCGGCCAGGCACAGGGCCGCGGTTCCGGATCGGTTGTGTCGGCCGTCACCGGCCGGGGTCAGTGCAGCCGGATCACCGCGAACTGCGGCACCAGCGTCGCGGGAAGCGCGGCGCTCCCGGCATTCACGTGCAGCGTGTCCGGGCCGCCGCGGGGGCCCTGGTGCACCAGCAGGTACAGGCCGGAGCCGGCGCGGAGCGAGCCGCTCACGTCGAGCGTGCCGGACGTCACGACGGTCGGGCTGAGCGGGAAGGCGAGCGGGAAGTCGGCCGGGTCCAGCGAGTACAGCTCGCCGAAGATGGTGCGGAACGACCAGGAAGTGTAGGTCAGCTCCCCGGGCGCCGAGAAATTCAACAGGTCGGAGACCCAGTTGGTCAGCGCCCAGCGCTCGGCGGTGGTCGCGAACGGCAGGCCGGTCGCCTGGGTGATGTTGCCGGTCCCGGTCATCGCGGACTGCACCAGCCTGCGGGTGATCCCGATCCCCATCTGGTCCACCAGGTAGCGCATGTACAGCCAGCCGGCGCCGTCGTCGGCCGGGGCCAGGTTGCTGGTGGCGAGCAGGAAGTGCTCGTCCGGCGCCGCGAGGTACTGGTAGGCGTCGTAGAGATTGTCGAACACGGTGTTGATCCAGGAGGTCGTGTCGGCCGGCAGGTAGCTGTCGGCCGTGAGCTCGATCGCGTAGTTCGCCAGCGCCTCGTCGAGCCACTCGTCCTCCGGCGGCGCGCCGCGCACCAGCACGTGCTGGACGAAGTTGATCAGGTACTCGAACTCGTGCGCGAACGACGGCGCGGTCTCACCCACCACCTCCGCCACGCTGTGCGCGCAGCTGAGCGTCCCGGCGGGGTCCGGCACCAGGCCGAAGTACACCTCGCCGTCGTTGTGCTGCGCCGCCGTGGCCGGCGCGAGGTCGGTGGCGTCGAAGAACCCGGTCACGTAGCCGGTCGAGGTGCATTGCGACGCCGTCACCATCTGGTTGACCACGTTGGTCAGGACCACCAGGACCACGCCGTTGCTGTCCACGTCCGACTCGTGGCCGAACGCGAGCGTGTCCAGCGCGTAGACGCGCGTGTCGAGGATCTGCGCGATGGAGTCGATGTCCGCGGCGCTCAGACCGTTGGCGGGCGCGAGGGTGTCCTCGTAGAGCGCCACGTGGGTGCCGACGACCAGCGCCCGGGCCGCGATCGGCGCGTACGCGGTGCAGGTCATGTTGGCGCAGACCGAGAACGCCTTCACGCTCCCGACGGTGGGGGGCGTGACGGCGGTGGCGATCGCCGCCTGCCGGCTCCGCGCCGCGGCCGGTGGGCGGCCTGCCAGGCTCAGCCGGCGCGCACGCGCGTGGAGCGCGTGGTCGAGCGCCACCTGTGCCGCGTGGCGTCCTGGAGCCGGCGCGAGGGCGGCACGCAGCGCCGGCGCCGCGGACGCAAGGGCCGCGGCGCGGTCCGCCTCGACCCGGTAGCCCGAGGAGTCGCCCGGCGGCCCGCCGGCCGACTGGACGACCACGAGGTACTCCGCGGAGTCGGTCGTGGAGGCGTTCGCCGGAAAGACGGCGCAGCCGGAATCG harbors:
- a CDS encoding M6 family metalloprotease domain-containing protein, with protein sequence MRRPPILPVAAAALLAVATLAPGTLAAQNQPVRDWEPKGFDFTPNGVWRNKAKRVLAARAAAMARADFLSLNRPLSLAGPAPTSLAVTGVLRIPVLLVRYKDTPDSALYAPSTYDSVLLGATPPAGRPYTVYTFYQEISGGMLKVQGVVIGWITLDSANAWYAGPGSCDGLGSCGHVAALIRQAVLHADSTGLDWGQFDNDGPDGIPNSGDDDGFVDLVWLIHPTPGAECRINGDIWSHRYYYSGWTGVPLATSTPAKGGGTILVDNYTIQSGVGGITGCDPTQIMAPGTIGHETGHGLFLPDLYDTSLETEGIGEWGLMGSGNWSRPYSPSHMESFSLSQLGWVTVRQLTTSGTYRLGPIETGDTTFLVRPTVANPRGEYFLIENREALLSDTALIEKHGGGGLLIWHVDSAQFVNNTLPYNYVNVGSIHGVALEQADGLGNLDCTYPAACDNRGDAGDPYPGDSDRTVFGPRTHPAPAMNSTGGFPGFELDSIRQAVPNGEMDFRLRFGSLSTIRGSDTSVYVRVRGTAYHSYQDLFGDGDTVTVSADSVQQTPDGRATFLYRSWSDGGARSHVATGSSAGGTFTALMAAAYLLKDSVAGVGSITSTVAIGASGSMLAGGDSVALTAVPGSGQAFVGWTGDTTASATVLVLHVARPYAVTANFAATNDVVNQLLTGTSGLTAAQLQTLDQLGNNNGRFDLGDFVAWLDRNPGALSAAAVARVLAGARP
- a CDS encoding leishmanolysin-related zinc metalloendopeptidase, encoding MNTLKRRASLALVALALPLLVVTCTSSSEPSTVATAIVITPGADTLRAIGRTQQFQAVVNDQNGRPISTAVVTWTSSDTTVVKVVSGTGVATAVAVGAVQITATSGAANKTAAVTVLQVAAQISKVSGDAQTNTVGKALTQPLLVKVVDSTGTPIAGATVTFAVTTGAGSLGTPTPATGANGQAQTTWTLGPAAGNQGVSASVGGGAVPAAFSATATPGAAKSVSKQAGDGQTRSSGASVAIAPAVLVQDTFNNPVPGVTVTFSGKNGSSVTGGTQTTNASGVAAVGSWILGTVGTDSLVATVTGSGIAGNPVAFTATSTTVGAPANVAILVGNNQPGLEGYGVNVRPAVLVTDAGSGPVPNATVTFAVTGGGGSVTGGTATTNAAGMAQVGKWTLGGGAGVNTLTATVTGSGIAGNPITFTDTSVAPGYTIQIQFFGPAPSVAESAAVDSAVAKWQRIIYRPIQPITISEPAGTCAAGTPAINQTITNLLIQVKFDSIDGPNNILGEAGPCLVRANGTSAGLTAVGVIVLDTADVANLITNGLLNVVVLHEMSHVIGFGTLWGPPTPQYGIFANCLQDTSGVGNPQDTYFSCAKARAAFDSIGGTSYTGASLSPPGGNKVPVENCGASSPVGCGAGTVNSHWREPVFVNELMTGYVNAGANPLSLITVAAQEDLGYSVNYDAADSFVRTYTVPAAGSAGRVLLGDDIRHGPIYLVDVSGRVIGVRQR